The DNA window CTCCTCTGTCGTATGGTGCAAGAGGATCCTGGGCATTAATTTGCTCTTGAGGGGCAGGTCTTGGGTACAGTTGTTGATTATCAAGGGCTAAAGGTATGAATAAACCGGCTATTAAAACAATACCAAGTATCAGTGCAAATAATCGTGGGATCTTCTCAGGATTTGCGAGTGAATTCCAAAGTCTTCCTATACTCTTCAAAGTTCAGCCCCCATTTCTTCAAGTCTTACTACTGCCCTTAAAAGTATTAGAGTAATGATTGCAGTGGCTGCAATAAATGTTACCAGGGCAATTGTGTGGTTATAAGTTAAAAATATCATTGAAATACCAACAGCTGGAATTTCAGTGTTAATTGTTCTTACAACAGGATCTTTAACACCTGGACCTATGACGGTTGCTATGCTCCCAACAATAACGAGTATGCATCCGGTGTAGAACCATACATAAACATCAAGCAATGAATTTTTCCCCCTGGGATTTGATTTTTTTCTCTCGAATCTCATTGATCTTGGTTATGGCTATGAGCAATATGATAGTGGAAATTGGATCGAATATGGCTCCTGCCATTGCAACGTCCAAGTATTTCGCTGCTACTATCATTCCAATCAACCCAGCTTCGAGCAAAGCCAACATTATAACCTTATCGATAGGTTTTTTTAACATTATGATACCAGCAGCCCCTATCAATGCAAGTCCTGCTGATACAGTTGATAAATTTATGAGGTCCCAAAACGGATACATTTTATTTCACCATTATAAATCCATGTTCATAATAATTATTATTTTCAATCGTCGAGAACTATCTCCCGTTTATTTCTTCCTATGGAATATGCTATGGCATTTGCACTTAAAGTGGAGCAAATAAAGAAAGTTATTGCTATTATTGCTCCGAATGGTGTTTGTATATAGAGTGCTATCATTCCAGATAGTGCAAAACCTATAACGTTAAGGTAAAGTAACCTAGCTGCTCTATCTTCTGCAATTAATGTTCTTAGAGCCATTAATAGTACAATGATACCTAATATTTCGATTAGCATTATATTATAACCTCTGAATTCTTTATAGGATTAGTGGATTGCATTTTTTTTACATCCTATGTAAGTTCGGTGTACCTTCCCATTTTCTTCGCAATTTTACCCAATAATTTGGATGCAAGTGGATGGTGAAGTCCCTGTATCGTGACAATAGCTAGAACCATACCAACTATGAAATATTCTGGCCCTATTCCTATGAAAGATGCCAGATATATTATGATTGTTATTGTTAGTGCTCCGGTTGTTCCAGCGTATCCTGGATCTGCACACAACCTGTTACCGAAGTACACGAGTGCAGCTGCAATTAATCCACCTTCGGGGGTGCCTATGGTAAAGCATGCTGCAGATGCTAGAAGCGTTCCTGCTGAGGCATCAGGAGAACATACTATATTTCCCTGGAAAAATCCACCTGCAAGATCTCCTCCCCTCTTCTTAACTGCCCTTCCAATAACATCTGCACCTTTAACACCAGGTGATTCAGGAAGTCCCATCCATGTATCAATAATTACAAAGTTCAACCAGGAGAGTATAGCTGCTATCGCAATAGCAAGAATTTCATTCATTATGACTCCTCCATAACAGGTTCAGGGAGTACCCTTTCTAGGATGTATTTGGAGAATAATGCAGTTATTATTCCTATAATGGCTGCCACCAACAGCCCATCCACACCAAGTTTGAAAACCATCGCACTAAAACCGAGTGCAAGTACTGCTGTAGGGAATACTATGCTGATAGTCCAGGATTGTCGCATTGGCCTTTCAGGAAGAAGTGGTATTCTTAAAAGTAATCCAACGACAATGGATGATATCACTGCGACTGCATAGCTTGAGATCAAGATCACATTAGCATGAATAATCATGATAAAACATCAACCTTTGGGTATTTATATTTTTGTATTTGAACAATGTTCAATTGTTAATAAAATTTCTATAGTCGGGTATTATTATGTTAACTATTTATGAAAAATATTTAACATTATTGTTATTTCTTTAAAAAAAATTGCAAAAATTTGCAATAAATTGTATATTGGATTGGTTTAAACATTGCCTCCGTAATAAATATTCATTAATATGTCACATAGGGTTGTTCAATGAATCAATAAGTAAAGTTTGTGTTCTTGTAGTATTAAGTTAACTATAATAAACCCTTGAATCTCCATCATCAAACACTGTACTTTTTGGATCAACAATAACACTCATGTTAAGATAAACTCTGTTTCTATCATTCATACCAGTGTAGCCAGTTAGATAGTAATTATTAATATCGAGCTTTCGCTGGTAAATATATGAATTATTAGGATCGTAACTTGTAAAGTCGGTCACACCATTTTCTAACGCTATTTTATCCAACGAGAAGATGTACCTATTAAATATGAACCTTCCATAAACATCTGCATAGATGCTGTCAGATACCTTATTCTCTGAAAGCCAGAGGGCCGAACCAGCCTCAGCTGAGTTGAAAAGCGGATAGTAATCAGATGCTAAATTTCCATTACTCAGCGACATCGGCACAGAAGTATCAGAAATCACACTCGCAAGACCCGCATTAAAAATTAAAAAAACTGCCATGAAAACAGTGAAAATCTTCATGGGAACAGAATCTCCAAGTTCATGCCCATTAAAACCCTTGGTAAACGATTCAAATACCTTGATACCACCGTAAACACAAAACAGTGCCAGCACCAAGAAAGTGATTTCGTAGATCCGGGTCATGTTAAAGGCGGCCCTGAAAGAAGGAAGTAAAAAACCTGCAATAAGCATGACAAATGCCATAACAGCAAAGGCCAAGTACTTAAATTGAAACTTCTTAATCTTCATTTCAATGAAGAAAAAGAAGAATCCCATTATGGTAAAGAAAACCACTACAAAATTCATATACCTTAAAACACTGACTATCCAAGTTTTAAACGGCCCCAAAGTCAGTGTTAAAATGAGTAAAACAGCAACACTCACACCAATCACTATACGATAATCTAACCAGTCAGCAAATTTAGTAACCTTATCCTCATAAGATTCCAACTGCCTCTCAAGCTTAACAAACAAGTACAACACCCCAACCAAACCAACAACCACCAGTGCGAAAATGGCAAAGAGGGCAAAACTCAAAACATCACCAGAACCACCAATGTATTGGCCTACTATCTGGGTCACATTTAAGAACACAACACCGAGAACATCTGTGATGGATTTAAGTGCAAAACCCTGAGCATAACTACCGTACCATAGATAAGCCACAATCGTCGTGAAAACAGTTAAAAATAATAACAATCCGAGGTTGTTAGAACTGTTAAAACCCATGGTTTTTCTAGATAAACCAAACCTGGAAATGTTGTAAACCAACATTAGGAAAGTCACGCCCAAAATACAGATAAGGAAAAAGTAGGTCAAAGAATAATGAGAAACAACCAAACAAACACTGAAAACAGTTAAAAGCGCCACGATAGATGGTTTATATTTTCTCTCAAGAATGAGCAACACTAGAAGAACCATGAAAAATTCAGCGGTCATCTCCCTTGAAATAGTAACCAGTTCTATAAAAAATGTGTTGAAGGATACGAAGAGGAACACAGCTAGAAATGCGAGCTTAGAACTATCAATCTGCGACTTGAAGATTTTATAGAGTCCCATGGGCATGAGCGAAAAGATGAAGGGATAAACCAGCTTAAAAACATGGTCAAGATCAATGTGGGTGAACAACGAGTAAACCGGAGCCACCATAACAACACTCAACAATGCATTGTAGGCATCCGGAAGTGAGAAATTCCACAATGAATAATTTAAAACCAGATTGGCCAGATAAAATTCGTTTTGCACATCCCAACCCCAAACCATGGAAGAGATAAGAGAACTCGAGTACAGAAGTGAGATTGAGACTACCCAAACAGCAAATATATAGAACTTTTCAGGAATACAATCGTAAACCACCAAAAACAGGACAAAAACAATTAAAACCAACAAACAAATGGTTAAAATATTGTTAGAATACAAATTCATCAAGTACGAACCAAACACAGCTAAAAACGGCAGTAAACAAAGAAATAGAAAACTTGGCCTGTACAGTTTACCAATATCAATACAGCTACCACAGTTATCAGAGTTAAGAGGTTCAAATTTTCCATCCCTCAAATAAGACAGCAAACACAGCACCAGCACAAGGAGGGTGAAGCAGATACCCAGGTTTGTTAGGGTCAGGGGAGTTTTCACACCAAAAACCGGCAAACAGATGTTCATGATGTAACCCGTGAACATGAGAACAAACAAACTCAAGCCAACACCGTACAAAAGAGATTTAACACTTCCAAGATGGTGCAGCCTTAAAATTCTGAGGATCAAGTACCCTGGAACAAAACTAAGATAAACAAAACCAATTAAAGGAGTGATCACAGGTATAATAACACCCTTCATGCTTAGAAACAAACTTAGAAGCATTAAACTTTGCATCAAAATAACTACTTTGACAAACTTAGGGAAGTGCCAATCATTCATTTCTAGGGGATTGTTAATCAACATGATATCGTAAACAAATATAGGGAAAGCTCGAATCAATCTAAATAAGGGTTCCAATAAAATTTGATACCCCCAAATTTAACTTCAAATCCAAGCCAACGAATTAAATCATCATTATCATCTATTTTCCATCAGAATATTTATAACAGTGGTAAAGGAATAATATGAAGAGTGGACATAATAAATTACAAAGACAATATTATTTTATAGAGACACTGTCTTTAATTGATTTGTTAAAAAATTATCAAAAAAAGATTAAATTTCAATAGGTGTATCAATGAAGTTTGATAAAGTAGCATCACTAATCCTTCTAATTTTACTGGCAGCATCCATAGTTACTGTAATATATATAACAGTAAATCCCCAATCTGGAGAAAAATTCACGGAATTTTACATCCTAGGAGAAAATGGTAAAGCAGGAAACTATCCAACAAACCTTACACTGGGAGAAACAGGCAACCTAACAATGGGAATTGTCAACAGAGAACAAAACACAACCAGCTATTATTTAGTGGTCCAACTAAACGGTACGAAACTCTACAACAACACTTTCACCCTTACCAAAAATGAAACCAAAGAAATACCCCTCAACTTCAAAGCAACAACCACAGGACAAAATCAGAAAATGGAATTCATGCTGTACAAATTACCAGACAACACCGATGTCTACAGATCACTGACCATGTACATAAATGTGAAATAAACAGAGTAAACAAGACTACAGAGGATATGCAAATGAAGAATAAGAAAATAGTCGTAACAGGCGGCCTAGGATTCATAGGATCCCATCTTGTGGAAAAATTCGTTGACAACAACGAGGTGGTCATAGTAGACAACCAGTCAACAGGTACCATAGAAAATATCAAAGAGCTAGACATATCCAGAATAGACACCAACTTTGGAAGTATAAACGACCTGAACCTCGAAGAAATATTTGAAGGAACAGACTACGTGTTCCATCTGGCAGCAGTAACCAGCGTACCACAAAGTGTAGAAGACCCCGTGAAATCCAACGAAGTAAACATAACAGGCACACTCAAAGTGCTGGAAGCCGCAAGAAAAACAGATGTGAAAAAATTAGTGTTCAGCTCCTCATCAGCAGTTTACGGAGAAACAGAGGTACTGCCAATATCAGAAGAGGTACCAATCAACCCACTATCGCCCTATGCCGTAAGTAAGGCCACAGCAGAACTGTACTGCAATGTGTATTCCGAAATATACGACCTACCAACCACATGCCTCAGGTACTTCAACGTATTCGGACCAAAACAGGACCCAAACTCACAGTATGCAGCAGTGATACCTATATTCATAAACAAACTCCTAAAAAATGAACGTCCAACCATCTACGGAGATGGAGAACAAACCAGGGACTTCGTATCAGTCGAACGTGTAGTTGAAGCCAACGAACTCGCAGCTAAATCAGGGGAAACAGGAGTGTTCAACATAGGACTCGGAAAAAGCACATCCATAAACCAACTGTTTGAACTGGTAAAGGAATGTGTGAAAAAGGATATGGAACCAGTCTACGAACCAGCACGTTCAGGAGAAATAAAACATTCAGTTGCAGATGTATCCAAGGCCAAAGCCATAGGATTTAATCCAGAAGCTGAATACCAACAAGATCTAATAAAAACAATAGACAGCATAGCCTACAACATGTTCAACAAATAAAATAAATAAATGAACAAACAAAACCAAACCAAAGGGAAGATAAATTACAGGATGAACATTATTCTGGAGGATCAACACAATGAACTGGAATGACAAAAACATATTTATAACCGGCGTAGGAGGTTTTGCCGGATCATACCTAGCAGAGGAACTATTAAATCAGGGAGCCAACGTCTTTGGACTTGTAAGAAGACGAGCTGATGGAACAAAACCCAAAAACCTCATAGACCACGGCATACAAAACGATGTAACGGCACTGGAAGGTGACCTAACCAACATAACCTCCCTTGCCAATGCCCTGGACGAAAGCGAACCAGACTACATATTCCACCTGGCAGCCCAATCCTTCGTTCCAAGATCATTTGAAAATTCAGCAGAAACCCAGATAATAAACTGCATCGGAACCAGCAACCTTTTAGAAGCTTCCAGAGTAAAGGATACAGATGCAAAAATCGTATTTGCAGGGTCAAGTGAAGAATACGGGCTCGTTATCTCATCAGAAAACCAGTACGAATCAGCAACCAAGGAGTACGGAACCATATTCCCAAAACCAGAAACCATACCAGAACTACCAATAAAAGAAACCAACCCACTCAGACCCATGTCACCCTATGCAGTTTCAAAGGTCTACGGAGACCACTTAATGCAGAACTACTACCACTCCTATGGATTGGACACAACAGTATCACGAGCATTTAACCATGAAGGAGCAGGAAGAGGACTCATGTTCGTAACCTCAGTTGTAACCAACCAGATCATGAAACTCAAATTTGGAGAGATAGAAAACATCACCATAGGCAACCTGAACGCCTTCAGAGACTGGTCACATGTTAAGGACATAGTACAGGGATACATGACCCTTGCAACCAAGGGCAAATCCGGCGAAGTGTACAACCAAGGCTCAATGCGAACCAACTCAGTATTATCATACATACTACTTGGACTCGAAGAAGCAGGTTGGAACATAGAATCTGCAGAAACTTTCAAGGGCGAGAAGAAGATATCCAATCCAACAGAATCTGATAACTCCAGTGTATATGGAGTTAACTTCGAAAAAACAGTGGTGGACCGCATGCTGCTTGAAGGCGAACTTGAGTACACACTCTCGGACCAGGGAATAAACCTAGAAACGGACAAAGGACAAGTTAAAATCCAATTCAATCCAGACAGATTCAGACCAGCAGAGGTACCAATACTCTTCTCAAACACAGAGAAGATCCAGAAGATAGGAGCCACCATCCAACACAGTCTGAAGGACATAGTCAAAGATCAGTTAAACTTCTACCTCAAGAAGGACAACAGACAATAAATAAACAATAACAAAAAATCAAAAAAAAATCAATTTAAATCGAGTTTTTGGAAACTGGTGAAACAAATTCAACCTCTTCCATAAATACTACTTCTATTTTTTTAGGCTTTAACACACTAAACATCATTTTTCTGTTTTAAATCTTAAAACTAAAATTTTTATCTGTTAAAACTCTACAACTGTTCGTTCTCTAACAAAACTCTGCAAAAAGAAGGATTCGTCCCGATTCAACACACACAATATCTATAAAAAAAATAAAAAAAAATAGAATATTATTCAATACACTGGTGGAATGTTCCAGATGGAAGGTTGGATTGATTCTATGGAACTGTTTTTAACCTTCAATTTCAATTTTAGTTAGATCCTCCACCTTTTTAGGTAGGGTTATTGTCAAGGTACAGTCCTTAAATTTTGCTTTAGCCTC is part of the Methanobacterium lacus genome and encodes:
- a CDS encoding DUF2109 domain-containing protein is translated as MLIEILGIIVLLMALRTLIAEDRAARLLYLNVIGFALSGMIALYIQTPFGAIIAITFFICSTLSANAIAYSIGRNKREIVLDD
- a CDS encoding DUF1616 domain-containing protein; translation: MKFDKVASLILLILLAASIVTVIYITVNPQSGEKFTEFYILGENGKAGNYPTNLTLGETGNLTMGIVNREQNTTSYYLVVQLNGTKLYNNTFTLTKNETKEIPLNFKATTTGQNQKMEFMLYKLPDNTDVYRSLTMYINVK
- a CDS encoding DUF2108 domain-containing protein yields the protein MYPFWDLINLSTVSAGLALIGAAGIIMLKKPIDKVIMLALLEAGLIGMIVAAKYLDVAMAGAIFDPISTIILLIAITKINEIREKKIKSQGEKFIA
- a CDS encoding SDR family oxidoreductase, with the protein product MKNKKIVVTGGLGFIGSHLVEKFVDNNEVVIVDNQSTGTIENIKELDISRIDTNFGSINDLNLEEIFEGTDYVFHLAAVTSVPQSVEDPVKSNEVNITGTLKVLEAARKTDVKKLVFSSSSAVYGETEVLPISEEVPINPLSPYAVSKATAELYCNVYSEIYDLPTTCLRYFNVFGPKQDPNSQYAAVIPIFINKLLKNERPTIYGDGEQTRDFVSVERVVEANELAAKSGETGVFNIGLGKSTSINQLFELVKECVKKDMEPVYEPARSGEIKHSVADVSKAKAIGFNPEAEYQQDLIKTIDSIAYNMFNK
- a CDS encoding EhaE family protein, whose translation is MLDVYVWFYTGCILVIVGSIATVIGPGVKDPVVRTINTEIPAVGISMIFLTYNHTIALVTFIAATAIITLILLRAVVRLEEMGAEL
- a CDS encoding energy-converting hydrogenase A subunit A EhaA, with protein sequence MIIHANVILISSYAVAVISSIVVGLLLRIPLLPERPMRQSWTISIVFPTAVLALGFSAMVFKLGVDGLLVAAIIGIITALFSKYILERVLPEPVMEES
- a CDS encoding GDP-mannose 4,6-dehydratase — protein: MNWNDKNIFITGVGGFAGSYLAEELLNQGANVFGLVRRRADGTKPKNLIDHGIQNDVTALEGDLTNITSLANALDESEPDYIFHLAAQSFVPRSFENSAETQIINCIGTSNLLEASRVKDTDAKIVFAGSSEEYGLVISSENQYESATKEYGTIFPKPETIPELPIKETNPLRPMSPYAVSKVYGDHLMQNYYHSYGLDTTVSRAFNHEGAGRGLMFVTSVVTNQIMKLKFGEIENITIGNLNAFRDWSHVKDIVQGYMTLATKGKSGEVYNQGSMRTNSVLSYILLGLEEAGWNIESAETFKGEKKISNPTESDNSSVYGVNFEKTVVDRMLLEGELEYTLSDQGINLETDKGQVKIQFNPDRFRPAEVPILFSNTEKIQKIGATIQHSLKDIVKDQLNFYLKKDNRQ
- a CDS encoding DUF2206 domain-containing protein, with the protein product MLINNPLEMNDWHFPKFVKVVILMQSLMLLSLFLSMKGVIIPVITPLIGFVYLSFVPGYLILRILRLHHLGSVKSLLYGVGLSLFVLMFTGYIMNICLPVFGVKTPLTLTNLGICFTLLVLVLCLLSYLRDGKFEPLNSDNCGSCIDIGKLYRPSFLFLCLLPFLAVFGSYLMNLYSNNILTICLLVLIVFVLFLVVYDCIPEKFYIFAVWVVSISLLYSSSLISSMVWGWDVQNEFYLANLVLNYSLWNFSLPDAYNALLSVVMVAPVYSLFTHIDLDHVFKLVYPFIFSLMPMGLYKIFKSQIDSSKLAFLAVFLFVSFNTFFIELVTISREMTAEFFMVLLVLLILERKYKPSIVALLTVFSVCLVVSHYSLTYFFLICILGVTFLMLVYNISRFGLSRKTMGFNSSNNLGLLLFLTVFTTIVAYLWYGSYAQGFALKSITDVLGVVFLNVTQIVGQYIGGSGDVLSFALFAIFALVVVGLVGVLYLFVKLERQLESYEDKVTKFADWLDYRIVIGVSVAVLLILTLTLGPFKTWIVSVLRYMNFVVVFFTIMGFFFFFIEMKIKKFQFKYLAFAVMAFVMLIAGFLLPSFRAAFNMTRIYEITFLVLALFCVYGGIKVFESFTKGFNGHELGDSVPMKIFTVFMAVFLIFNAGLASVISDTSVPMSLSNGNLASDYYPLFNSAEAGSALWLSENKVSDSIYADVYGRFIFNRYIFSLDKIALENGVTDFTSYDPNNSYIYQRKLDINNYYLTGYTGMNDRNRVYLNMSVIVDPKSTVFDDGDSRVYYS